A stretch of Planococcus citri chromosome 5, ihPlaCitr1.1, whole genome shotgun sequence DNA encodes these proteins:
- the LOC135849082 gene encoding uncharacterized protein LOC135849082 isoform X11 has protein sequence MSRKRKDSCDETPLNSYIDTCVNNMHLFDSFSKKKSGQGILGTSSDHVTSNQFQNNISCKIESDVYPSDQENNEPYEIQSDTEDEEQCTKNEDLCFACGFISAYEFFSFPINVDIRQQWAKFCDINLNQIKPHFRLCDRHFKSEDYQISTKRKVLNPTSVPTLRPKPTLNKNASQNTTCSSNFRRNTTTADARNKRSCRNFKDITNNQNTIPPKAAKSTSKKNVILGKFQLIEKNLRTDIFRLKIRCSSLEDTVANIKNEIKQQVEECFVTRANTAGNVARDSQNSTSSMNASSENSRHNLRITEPRTDQRSVKDTLVGSAEQITEDGYLSDSSMPSLEISIDDPQKVEVKPELFTEEVMLDEPTEKTAEDNHSVNSTISPGEISTDRLQNAKAILKPFSIRVTNAETSRNVTENNRHPLTTSSSENTNGSPGSTEDPPVQHFEKVTPSEPENSDEDSQSPNSTIPSSEKSFESRYNAEARAGCSKNQENSGQGRITRSAKQKKHLPSVKKPTRNSSSVSNKATEQMVDSSRHQRKHSKPFQCQTCDVCL, from the exons ATGTCGCGAAAAAGAAAAGACAGTTGTGATGAAACCCCCTTAAATAGCTATATCGACACGTGCGTTAACAATATGCATTTATTTGAtagtttttctaaaaagaaatcCGGACAAGGCATTCTTGGAACTTCCAGTGATCATGTTACCTCgaaccaatttcaaaataatatatccTGTAAGATCGAAAGTGATGTTTATCCGTCTGATCAAGAAAA CAACGAGCCTTACGAAATTCAAAGCGATACCGAAGACGAAGAGCAATGTACGAAAAATGAAGACCTATGCTTTGCTTGTGGCTTCATCTCAGCCtatgaatttttcag ttTCCCGATTAATGTTGATATTCGACAGCAGTGGGCGAAGTTTTGTGatataaatttaaatcaaataaaACCACATTTTCGCCTTTGTGATAGACACTTCAAATCCGAAGACTACCAAATCTCTACGAAACGTAAAGTATTGAACCCGACAAGTGTCCCAACGTTACGACCAAAGCcaacattgaataaaaatgcaTCGCAAAATACCACGTGCAGCTCGAACTTTCGaa GAAACACTACCACCGCCGATGCTCGTAATAAACGATCGTGCAGGAATTTTAAAGATATTACGAATAATCAGAACACCATTCCTCCTAAGGCAGCGAAATCGACATCGAAGAAAAACGTGATACTTGGAAAGTTTCAACTGATAGAGAAAAATTTACGAACCGATATCTTCAGATTAAAAATACGATGTTCTAGTCTCGAAGATACTGTTGCtaacattaaaaatgaaatcaagcaACAGGTTGAAGAGTGCTTCG tTACACGAGCAAATACTGCCGGAAATGTTGCGAGAGATAGTCAAAACTCGACTTCATCGATGAACGCTTCTTCAGAAAATTCAAGACACAATCTTCGTATTACGGAGCCACGAACTGATCAACGTTCTGTAAAAG ATACGCTTGTAGGATCTGCCGAACAGATTACCGAAGATGGTTATCTTTCGGATTCAAGTATGCCTTCCCTAGAAATATCGATCGACGATCCTCAGAAAGTAGAAGTAAAACCTGAACTATTTACCGAAGAAG TTATGCTCGATGAACCTACCGAAAAGACTGCCGAAGATAATCACTCTGTAAATTCGACCATTTCTCCCGGAGAAATATCTACCGACCGTCTTCAAAATGCGAAGGCAATCCTTAAACCATTTTCCATAAGAG taacGAACGCAGAAACTTCCAGAAATGTAACTGAAAATAATCGCCACCCTTTGACTACGTCTTCTTCAGAAAATACGAATGGTAGTCCTGGCAGTACAGAGGATCCACCTGTGCAACATTTCGAAAAAG taacGCCTTCGGAACCGGAAAATTCTGACGAAGATAGTCAATCTCCAAATTCTACCATTCCTTCTTCAGAAAAGTCGTTTGAGAGTCGTTATAACGCAGAGGCGCGAGCAGGatgctcaaaaaatcaagaaaactcCGGTCAAGGTCGTATTACTCGATctgcaaaacagaaaaaacatcTCCCAAGCGTAAAAAAGCCAACGCGAAACTCCAGCAGTGTTTCAAACAAG
- the LOC135849082 gene encoding uncharacterized protein LOC135849082 isoform X12 — protein sequence MSRKRKDSCDETPLNSYIDTCVNNMHLFDSFSKKKSGQGILGTSSDHVTSNQFQNNISCKIESDVYPSDQENNEPYEIQSDTEDEEQCTKNEDLCFACGFISAYEFFSFPINVDIRQQWAKFCDINLNQIKPHFRLCDRHFKSEDYQISTKRKVLNPTSVPTLRPKPTLNKNASQNTTCSSNFRRNTTTADARNKRSCRNFKDITNNQNTIPPKAAKSTSKKNVILGKFQLIEKNLRTDIFRLKIRCSSLEDTVANIKNEIKQQVEECFVTRANTAGNVARDSQNSTSSMNASSENSRHNLRITEPRTDQRSVKDTLVGSAEQITEDGYLSDSSMPSLEISIDDPQKVEVKPELFTEEVMLDEPTEKTAEDNHSVNSTISPGEISTDRLQNAKAILKPFSIRVTNAETSRNVTENNRHPLTTSSSENTNGSPGSTEDPPVQHFEKVTPSEPENSDEDSQSPNSTIPSSEKSFESRYNAEARAGCSKNQENSGQGRITRSAKQKKHLPSVKKPTRNSSSVSNKMQFGFQL from the exons ATGTCGCGAAAAAGAAAAGACAGTTGTGATGAAACCCCCTTAAATAGCTATATCGACACGTGCGTTAACAATATGCATTTATTTGAtagtttttctaaaaagaaatcCGGACAAGGCATTCTTGGAACTTCCAGTGATCATGTTACCTCgaaccaatttcaaaataatatatccTGTAAGATCGAAAGTGATGTTTATCCGTCTGATCAAGAAAA CAACGAGCCTTACGAAATTCAAAGCGATACCGAAGACGAAGAGCAATGTACGAAAAATGAAGACCTATGCTTTGCTTGTGGCTTCATCTCAGCCtatgaatttttcag ttTCCCGATTAATGTTGATATTCGACAGCAGTGGGCGAAGTTTTGTGatataaatttaaatcaaataaaACCACATTTTCGCCTTTGTGATAGACACTTCAAATCCGAAGACTACCAAATCTCTACGAAACGTAAAGTATTGAACCCGACAAGTGTCCCAACGTTACGACCAAAGCcaacattgaataaaaatgcaTCGCAAAATACCACGTGCAGCTCGAACTTTCGaa GAAACACTACCACCGCCGATGCTCGTAATAAACGATCGTGCAGGAATTTTAAAGATATTACGAATAATCAGAACACCATTCCTCCTAAGGCAGCGAAATCGACATCGAAGAAAAACGTGATACTTGGAAAGTTTCAACTGATAGAGAAAAATTTACGAACCGATATCTTCAGATTAAAAATACGATGTTCTAGTCTCGAAGATACTGTTGCtaacattaaaaatgaaatcaagcaACAGGTTGAAGAGTGCTTCG tTACACGAGCAAATACTGCCGGAAATGTTGCGAGAGATAGTCAAAACTCGACTTCATCGATGAACGCTTCTTCAGAAAATTCAAGACACAATCTTCGTATTACGGAGCCACGAACTGATCAACGTTCTGTAAAAG ATACGCTTGTAGGATCTGCCGAACAGATTACCGAAGATGGTTATCTTTCGGATTCAAGTATGCCTTCCCTAGAAATATCGATCGACGATCCTCAGAAAGTAGAAGTAAAACCTGAACTATTTACCGAAGAAG TTATGCTCGATGAACCTACCGAAAAGACTGCCGAAGATAATCACTCTGTAAATTCGACCATTTCTCCCGGAGAAATATCTACCGACCGTCTTCAAAATGCGAAGGCAATCCTTAAACCATTTTCCATAAGAG taacGAACGCAGAAACTTCCAGAAATGTAACTGAAAATAATCGCCACCCTTTGACTACGTCTTCTTCAGAAAATACGAATGGTAGTCCTGGCAGTACAGAGGATCCACCTGTGCAACATTTCGAAAAAG taacGCCTTCGGAACCGGAAAATTCTGACGAAGATAGTCAATCTCCAAATTCTACCATTCCTTCTTCAGAAAAGTCGTTTGAGAGTCGTTATAACGCAGAGGCGCGAGCAGGatgctcaaaaaatcaagaaaactcCGGTCAAGGTCGTATTACTCGATctgcaaaacagaaaaaacatcTCCCAAGCGTAAAAAAGCCAACGCGAAACTCCAGCAGTGTTTCAAACAAG